The genomic interval GGTTGCAGAAGATGATGACGGACTTGTCCTCGTTGCCGTCCGTCAGGAGGAAGGTGTGCAGGTAGTGCTCGCGGTGGGTGACGGGCACCTGGAGGTGCATCTGCGAGAGCGTGGCGGGGATGGCGAGGGCCTGGGTGTCGACCTCGCAGACGAAGACGGGTTGTTTTCCGGGCTTCAGGGGCATGTCTTTGAGGGCGCGGACTTCCGGGGTGATTGTGGCGGTGAAGAGTAAGGTTTGGCGCTTCGAGGAGGGCGGGAGGACGGAGAGGCACTCTTCTACGTCGGGGATCATGCTGCCTGGGCCGGTGCCGTCGAGGAGGCGGTCGGCCTCGTCGAGGACGACGTACTTGACGCGGCGGAGGCCGCAGATGGTGTCTTCGCCCGAGGTTCGGATGTGGTCGGCCAGACGGCCCGGCGTGGCGATGACGACGTGGGGACGTTGCGCGAGGGCGATGGCCTGGGAGCGCATGTCGGAGCCACCGGTGACGAGGACGATTTTGAGGCTCTGCGGGGAGGAGATGGCCTTGAACTGCTCGAAGATCTGCAGGGCGAGCTCGCGGGTGGGGGTCAGGACGACGCCGAAGATGGCGGTGGGATCCTCGGCCCATTTCTGAAGGATGGGCACGGCGAAGGCGACCGTTTTACCGGAACCCGTCCTGCTTCCGCCGATGCAGTCCCGGCCCTTGAGGATCTCGGGTATGCAGCCCTTTTGAATGCCCGTCGGTCTCTTGATTGCCATGTTGGCCAGCGACTGTACGAGCCATGGCCGTACGTTTATGGCGGAGAAGGTGGTGTTGGGGTCTGTTGGCGCAGTGATTGTGTTTTGCGACGGCGCTGCTGGGCGTGAGGTCTGGGGAGCTTGGTCgacagcggcagcggcggcgcgCTTGAATCTTGAGGGGGCTTGAATGGTAGACACGACAGCCTTGAgctcttcctcctcatcgTCATCATCGTTCTCGATATCTTCGAGATCGGGCTCGGCGGTGGGGTCGGTTCTCCGTCTCTTGCGCGAGGCGGGACTGTCGAGGTAGTCGGATTCGGACTCGGAGCCGGAAGAGTTGGCGGGAGAGGATACCGGAACCTCATCTTCGGCCGCACGGCCCGGTCGTCTGGGGGTTGCAGAGGACGGCATTGAGGGCGATCAGTCTCTGTTCTGTTTTATGCCGGTTGTGACGCGATTTGATCGTGGACCTGAGACTTGTAGCATAAAGTTTGTGATGGTGATGGGCTCGACTGCAGCAGCTGCACCAACGTCTGAGAATTTTCGGGCAAGGGTCCAAAAAGTTTTTGGTTGCAAAGTGCCAAAGCTTCGGCGCGGCGGGCTGGTGGGGTGAATGGTCCAGGGGGCTCTGGCGTGGGGCAGACCAATTGGAATGGAAGGCGGTCAGTACCAGAGCTCCGCATTGAGACGGTAGACGCGCGCCTAGAGAAACGGAGCTACGCAGTTACAGTGCCTTAGTGAGTGACCTCAGTGAGTGACCGGGGACTCCAACGGCGCGAGTGACAAGGCAAATTGGCCAGTAAGAGGACAGCAAGCGAGAATACGTATCTGAGCCGACAAAGTTGAGGTATCATCCATCCGTCGTTCACTCAGTGGCCAAAACAAAAGCTCAGCTCCCTATCATAGGGAGCCTACGAAAAATCCGAGGAGGCTCTTACCAGCCTCAGGTGTAATGATGCAAGGATTTTTACAAGAACAAGGTGGGACTCGAACCCGGGACCTATGTGTGCGGAGTTATTCCTTCAAGTTCGCTAACTTTCTCCGCTACGCCATAGGCCGTGGTGATGATACCAGATGAATTTGCTGATTATAGCGGTAATTGACGGGGGCGGCGGACGGTTGAGTGTGTGAGCCTGAATTTTATGATAGTGTGTAATACCTATCAGAATGCATCTACGTGGACTGGACACGGTCAAACTTCACACACCTGTCATCTCTAGACTGCATATTTCATCCGTAGGCAACGACAACTTTCCCCCTCCGACTCAACCATCTGTGCGTCGGGCAGAGGGAAAGAAAGCATACATCCAGCGCCTTTCCAAGATGAGTCGAGCCGATGTTGGAGTGTCTAGCCAGGACCACGCTCGATGCAGAAGAGCCACAGAGGCCCGGAAACTTTCAGGGCTGAGGCTGATGACAGCATAACGTTGCTTCCCGCCCAGGGATGGGGCCAGCATAGACGCAGTTTCCGCCTTGTGCCCCTTGGCGGGATCCAGGGATCTGTTCCTGGAACGAATGCAGATGCTGGTGCATGAGCAGGAGCCTCGGACACCGACGAGCAGAAGTCGAGCAGACACTCGCCCGCTTTGCGTTCTCCGTGTCTGCTTTATGGTCTGTCGGATGATTAATCCGATTCTGACGGGCTCTGGATGTGAAGAAGGCCTGCGGAGAACATAGTGAGGGGTTGAAAAGCCAAATCGCAGCCGGATGTCGTTTCCTGACTGTCGGAAGCATAGAGGCCAGCTGTACCGACAATCCAACTCAATAAGATGGACTCGGATGATTTGGATTTCTCCCTCTCGGACGTGCCCGTCTGACATACCGCTGGTTCTGACTTGACCTCGCAGCTGGGACCCAATAGCCCGGATTTGACAGACGAATTGTCATGGCCGGACAACGTCAGCAGAACTTACGCCGTAAGCCTGCCTTCAAGTTTTGCTTCCATCTTGCCTCACTCTCTTGTCTGGTACTCGAGAAGTGCGACTAGTCAGGCACGCCGCACGCGTTCCAGGCTGGCAAAGTGGGCATCGGAAATCCCCCGACCAAGACGATGCAACTGCGATACACCACGTAGGTGTTTTGGAGCAGGGCCTTGAAAAACCGGGCCTTCGTCTGATCAGGGTCCAGGTCCAGCGGTGCGGATAATGCGGTGAGGTCTCGAATCCGTGGCCCGTCAAACACCACAGTCATCACCTTAACCGCTTGTCGGCTCATCGCCGTCGCCGGACCGGCCACAGGGTAGGATGGTGAGAAAGAGGCAATAACCGAACAAAACTCTTCCCGTGATTCGGACCCCAATGGTCGTGCGTGCTGCTTGTCTGCAAATGCTTTTCCCCTCATCGGGGAACCACCCTATTCGTGCCGCATCGCCGGTGGAAGAGGCACAGCAATAAGAACGGCATGTCTGCAACCACCAGTTCGCCGCCTGGGTCTGCAATCAGCTGACTGGAATTGCTCAAACGGACTGCGATGCCGACGCTGTTGGGTCGTAATGCCAAAAGATTTGGAAGCCGCGGCAGATGTGCCGTGTCAACGTGTGCCGTATACAGGAGCCACATTCAACAGCATGTGCCGAAAAGAGCTCCGTGTGCTGCCCccgtttcttcttcttctctcctTCAGATGCTGCCGCCGGAGAAGCCCCCCATTTCAGCCAAAACGGCGCTGTCAAATGGCTTATTCGAGTTTCATCGACACACCGACCTCTTGTGTAGGAATTGGACGGATGGAGATTGGTTGCCGAAAGCCCGCATTAATCTGTTCTTTGATCCTGCAGTCATGTAGGGGACACCGCGGGGATGGTGTGAGGATGTGAATGTGACGGGATGAGTGTCGTTGGCTCAGTATTCCCGCCAGCTATTGGCCCGAGACCAGCTAGAATTCATGGTCAACCGAGGGTTTGTCGGATACCTAGAGAGAAAAGCAACGGCCAATCCCGCGGAGAGAGCCAGTATGTGAAGCAATGGATAAGGGCCCGACAGTTTCTCAAATTCGTCAAACGATTGCGTCCCACCCATCAGACAGTCCATCGCCCTGGAAGGACAGAAGAGTCAGGTTGCATCGGGGACGTCTCCCGGATTGTGCATCTCGAGCTCATGCAGAAGACGGTCGGAAATCAGTGCAGGGCCCAGCTTGGTGCGTGCGACGGTGCGACGTGCGGCGTGCGGCATGCCCACGATGGCACGAAGAGATGCTTGGTGCTTGGCCGGGGAGGGGCCAAGAGGGGGGAGCAACCCGCAAGGAGCGATTGCAGGGCAGGGCATCGAATGGCAGCCCAAGACATGGACGACACACCACCGACGACAGCGCAACCCCTGTCTCATCGCTCATGCCCCCCATGGCTCTGGACGCCCTCTCAAACTTCGTCGCCGTACGGGTGTGTGTAACTGGTCAGGCGTCTGCCCATTGTCCATTGCGCAGCGCCAGGAAATGGGCGTTCCGAGTGGGCAGAGCTGCTCTCTGTGGTGACGGTTGGAAGCCCACTCATCACACCGTGCTTTGTGCTGGAGAGCGTGACTGTTTGGAGGTGGTGTACTGTGTCGGGTTTGTTTGTGTTGGGCGGTGACGAGGTGTATACATTTCTTGATTCTTGGTCAAACACGCGACCTGATGACGGGTGCCTTGCAACGGTCGATTCGGAACAGCGGCATTGGCTTTGTCTTCCACCAAACAGTCCTTATTCGAGGATTGTGCGGATAAACATAGGCGCACAGAAGCGAGTTGATGGTGACTGACTGACTCTTGTGCAGTGGATCGGACAGCCTCGAAGTTGTATCGGTAGAAGCGTACAAACGGAGACCATTGTCGTCTCCAACCCAATTCAGAGTCTACAAATCCAGAGTCCAGACCCCAGGGCCGATTCTCATGCTAGAAGATACTCGACTGGGGAGGGCCAGAACCTCAGACGACGCAAGGGACTCCCGTAATGTGGCGCATTTTTCTGCCCCAAGACGCTGGAAGGGTTTAAAAGAAGCGACCGAGCGCACTTTGGTTTTCGGCGCAGCTTCGATTGATGTTCTGATTGACTTTTTGTCGTCGTCGGTGCTGTTCTGTCGTTCGTGTAGGTGCAAGATGAGGCAAGATGGATGGAATGTGTAAGGCGGGCAGTACCTTACTTACCACAGGTACCTTAGTAAGGCAAGCTGTacttacttacctacctacctaccttgggAGGGTAGATTCGCTACCAGGAGGTGAGGTGGTTTACAGTATCAAAAAGGTACAGGAGAACGACGGCTCAAGCCCGGCCACTTTGTGTAGCTGTCCCGCAGTTTGCACCACACGTCGAGTGCGCGATCCCAAAAAGATACATTGGCTCCATTACGTGGGCCTTGTACTTCCTCCCATCTCAATACCTTGCCTTTACCtccacctaccttacc from Colletotrichum lupini chromosome 2, complete sequence carries:
- a CDS encoding DEAD/DEAH box helicase — encoded protein: MPSSATPRRPGRAAEDEVPVSSPANSSGSESESDYLDSPASRKRRRTDPTAEPDLEDIENDDDDEEEELKAVVSTIQAPSRFKRAAAAAVDQAPQTSRPAAPSQNTITAPTDPNTTFSAINVRPWLVQSLANMAIKRPTGIQKGCIPEILKGRDCIGGSRTGSGKTVAFAVPILQKWAEDPTAIFGVVLTPTRELALQIFEQFKAISSPQSLKIVLVTGGSDMRSQAIALAQRPHVVIATPGRLADHIRTSGEDTICGLRRVKYVVLDEADRLLDGTGPGSMIPDVEECLSVLPPSSKRQTLLFTATITPEVRALKDMPLKPGKQPVFVCEVDTQALAIPATLSQMHLQVPVTHREHYLHTFLLTDGNEDKSVIIFCNRTKTADYLHHLLRMLDHRVTSLHSALPQRQRIDNLGRFRAAAARILVATDVASRGLDIPEVGLVVNYDIPRNPDDYIHRVGRTARAGRKGEAVTFVGQRDVELVLAIEARVGREMEAWKEEGVNLETRVLRDALKIVSEKKREALLELEEGREVGGKRKRTKQKLNA